The DNA sequence ctcaactcttctgggaaggctttccacaaggtttaggagtgtgtttatgggaatttttgaccattcttctagaagcgcatttgtgaggtcaggcagtgatgttggcaagaaggcctggctcgcagtcttgctctaattcatcccaaaggtgttctatcgggttgaggtcaggattctctgcaggccagtcaagttcctccacaccaaacttgctcatccatgtctttatggaccttgctttgtgcactggtgcacagtcatgttggaacggGAAGGGGCTGttcccaaactgttcccacaaaattgggagcatgaaattgtccaaaatgtcttagtatgctgaagcattaagagttccttccACTGGAACTAAGTGGCCAAGCTATACCCCTGAAAAACCACCCCACACCAtgatcccccctccaccaaaccttacacttggcacaatgcagtcaggcaagtaccattctcctggcaaccgccaaacccagactcatccatcggattgccagacagagaatcgtgatttgtcactccagagaacacgtctccactgctctagagtccagtgcgGTATGCCTTACATCACTGCATCCaatgctttgcattgcattttgtgatgtaaggcttgaatgcagctgctcggccatgaaaacccattccatgaagctctctacacactgttcttgcgCAAATCCCAATGCCAAGTACCCGTGGGTGGGGAACTCATGGGCGGGGTTGCGGCATCACCATGGCCTTCCGAGGCTCCTGACCCACCATGGCCTGCcgaggctcctgacccgccatggccgcccacggcctctgacccgccatggccgcccGAACTCCTAGATCCGCCCTGGAGACTTCCATTCCCGTCCGCTCCTCTCCCTGCACCTGCGTGAGGTCTCCAGGGCGCCCACCCCCCCCTCCCCGGTTGTTCCATCACGGCGCGAGGCCGCGCCTACCGGGAGGGGGAGGTAATGTCACAGTTCCCTCGtttcccggactccatttcccaagATCCTCCTGTttccacacctgcactcacttccttgtcatctccccatcatcactcatcacctgcacctggactTGATCATCTGCACTCCCTTtataatggactcactccctgcactccttgtctGTTATATTGTTTGACTAAGTGTGGGAAGCTGTTCGTTCTGTTCCTGGATTGTAAATAAAGCCCGTATGATTGTGGATTTCCGTATTCGCCTTGTCTCTACAGCAGCACATGTAATCACGTTTATCATGAGGATGTATATATGAAACATATATGACATCACTACTCGGATATAGGGACATATATGTACATATTACATTTCCGTATGGGATAAGTTGCACTACAGTTGCTGTCAtacttaacattaaaaatatccttgagTTACTGTAATATAATGTGCACTAATGAGAACACAAAGGTGAATTGTGTGGCCAGTGAACAAAATGCCTATCAAAACTAAAGCTGTGGCCAGAACATTTACTTCAACATACAATTATTACATCATTGTGTTGTCTGAAAGATCTCAAGAGACGAAACAGTAGATATATTTGGACTCAATGACGCAGATGTCCAATGATCTTTGTGACATGAGAGAATAAGGACTAGCACTTATAAAGGACTAATTTAATTCAAAGCAGCTCACAAGCGTTCAGACACTGTCATTGTTTGCTCTGGCTCTAAAACTTTAAGattatttagatttattattACATAAGTCTGTGATTGAAATATTATGCAGCAAGTTTACATAAAgatatattttcaacatttgaaAATGGATGTTAAAAGTGTGAGATGACAGTTTAGTAAAGTCCATATTTTGGTTATTTCTGcattgtaatttatattttcagccTGTGCAAAACAACAAACGCAAAGCTGCCATGTTTTTATCCCAGAATATCTCGATTGTTCATCCAGAGCACTTTTTCATCACTGGGCTTACAGGTACACCGTACAGCACTTATTACTATATATTCttatttatcatatattttatttctataattgGGAACTCGATAGTCATTCTCGTTATAGCTCTTCACCGGAGCCTGCACAGTCCAATGTACATTGGTGTGTTTAACTTGGCCTTGGCAGATATTGGTGAAGCTAATGCACTGATTCCTAGCATgatcaaaatttttttttttgactcacAATACATCTCATACAATGATTGTTTggcaaacatgttttttgtgaACTTCTTTATTACTGTGCAGACTTACACTCTTGTTGTTCTGGCATTTGATCGTTTCGTTGCAATCTGTTTGCCACTAAGATATAATGCCATAGTAAATAATAAGTTCATGGCTATAGTGTTTTCAGTAATATGGGCATTTAACACCTTTCTTGTAACACTGTCAACATCTTTGATGACCAGACTTTCATTCTGTAAATCCAACGTGGTAGAGAGTTGGTATTGTGACTATGGAACATTGTTGAGGATGCCATGCAATGACAATAGCATTAATAAGTTTATAGCAGTCCTCATTCAAGCTTTTTTCCTTGTAGCACCGCCGTTCATTATAGTCCTGTCATATGTGGgcatttttattgctttatgtaaaattacaactTGGGAAGGACGTTTTAAAGCACTGAAGACATGTGTTTCCCACCTTTTGGTAGTTGGATCATTCTTTCTTCCCATATTATGCATTTTGATTGCTGCACCTGCTGCTAATGCCAGGATCATCAGCGGATCTCTTTCATTTGCTCTTCCACCAATGCTAAATCCcatcatttatgttttaaacaCAGCTAAAATCAAAGAATTAATCCGAAAAGTGCTTAACAACAGAACTGCACCAATTAGAGGGAATGTTTCAAAATGACTGTAATGATTGTCTATGTGTTCTTCAATCATTGtgaattaaattacctaaaattacatgtatatgtatttcataaatatttttagatatattatgtggaaaacaaaatgtaCAAGCAGAAAATAAATTCTGTCTGCTAGACTGAGAGTGGACACATTAGATGTGTGTGTTGGTTAACAGCagtgaaatgtttatttatttatgaatgaatccaTCTGATTTCAAATGTATGTAGTGTACTGTGTTTGTTCTTAGTTACTGACCCCAAGACAACAAATTGAAAAGCCAAAATGCTTTAGCAagcaatttgaattattttattttaatatatttctgtcaggaATAACAGGAATACCAAAGAGCATGTTTGATAAAGATAGTGTTTTAATAACAGTTAATGAATACAAtgaacaacagcaaaaacacgGCCGAGATGATGGTAATAAAAACAGAAGAGGCAGATGTGGACAGCAATGTTTCAATATTCGGTATATACTATAATCATTAAAGAAACAGGCTCGCATGCACAAACTGCGAGAAGGCGAAGTGTTAttaattctcattttttaatgtcattgagggtaaattcaaataaatgtatttcacttgattgtttttttttttgttttttttttttttgcaaaactgTCATGTTATGGGTAGCACTTTATAAGTACTTTATCAGAGTtattatatactaatatatactatatactcaggtgaaaaaaagtacacttctataatgtatttaaagtgctctattttcgtgcactaattttgtatttaatatactAAGAagtcttctttagtacttcttaagataatattaagaaaatctaagtgtactcaactgtgctattttgagacaccatgacatatgaactaaaatgtgcttttaatacgctatctctgtatttaaaaaatgtatttatataccatttatagtacatttgaactcatagtgtactacaagtggtaactaaataattttttttaatacagagatagtatgttaaaagcacattttagtttatatttcatggtgtctcaaaatagcacagctgagtacacttagatggtcttaagattatcttaagaagtactaaagaagaatttttagtatattaattacaaaattagtgcaagaaaatagagcactttaaatacattatagaagtgtactttttttcacctgggtactAAAGTGCTATATACTAATAGTGAGTTCTTAATTCATTGTCACTGTAATTaaccaaattattattgtttaattagctcATATGTAAAGAGttagataatgttttttatgctttGTTAACAACTTATTAACCGTAAATAGTTCtcactttagattaggtcaCAGAAAATGGAAAAATGCCATTAATTAAATGCTTTAAACCAGCCTTTATTGGACAATGATTGCATTGATATTCAGTGTTCCTTAAAGTGTTTATAAATAGATtaagcacacacatacatatacagtacatgttggcatatGTGGTTTACAGGGACTCTCCATTGAAATTAATGTCCAATAAAGGTTGGTTTAAAGCacttaattaatgacattttcccTTTTTCTGTGACCTAATCTATTTACTCCTAATAACCAATTAACAATTCCTTTACTACGAGCTAATTAATTGCACAATAATAATTGTGTTAATTACATTGACAATGAATAAAGAACTCATTATTTGTATATAGCCTATTAATATACTAACAAAGTACAATATATTAAGTATGAATAAACatttcatataataataaaataaatatttaacgtTAACTATGAAATACTTAATTATGGTATAGTTATAGTTAGTGTTAACCACGTTAGGTTGGTgctttggtttcattttcaaggacttttagtttgttatcAGTATTTCTTGTGTTTTCTCCCTGTTTTCGTCTTATTGTCATGGTAATTCattgttcccattcagtcagtcacattCGATATTATGTCGATACTGATGTAAtggggtcagtgagatttacatgctGAGTCACACCCATCTGGCATATCCGGGTAAAAATAGGACCGGCATACTTAATTCCATTCATACTTTTGCTTCAGAGTCGAGCGGTTGCAAGCGCTCTTAATCCAGTCACCCTTTCAAAGAGTGCAAATTCCTGAAATTAAGAGAgcaaaacagcaattttaattgctACTGGAATTTCTGCAATTTTCATTGCTTTCTGCCTCGAACCTCGTGGGATTCTCAGCTGGTGTGAAGGCGCAGTTCAGCGTACGTCTGTATGTCAGCGTGCTGACAGGCAGCGCAACATCTCATCCCTGAGCGTTTCAGCTATAAGAACAATCCCTAAAAGAGCAAGCATGGGCGTTCAACGTCTTTTTCAGTCCGTGTGTTTTTGAATGCGGTCGTTTCCTGACCTCATCTGACGGCCACAATTGCTGTCTCATGTTCCTGGGCAAACAGCACGCTGAGAGAGTGCTCATGGATGGTACGTGCTCTCACTGCGAGAGCATGTCCATGTTGGCATTGCGATCACAGCTCTCCTTCTTTAACACGGAGTCATGAGTCTCCTCTGCTGCTACCCAGCCCCTGGTTAGCACTTTGGGAGATCTGAGGGTTACAGTGGGAGCTTCTTCATCTGGCCTGCCCCCACAAACCTCCCACTCCTCTAGCATGCCATGTGTCGTTGAGTTGCCGGATGAGCCTCCTATCTCATTCGGCGCTCCGGATGAGGATCTGATGTTGATTGCGGCATCGGAGAGTGGGCTTTTGTCCTCTGGAGAGGACCTCTCTGTTGTTCTGGCGGGCCTACGGAGAGCTCCCTTTGATCCCCTAGAGTCAGTTGAGCTTAAACACCTGTCATTGAAGACAGCGCTCCTGACCATGCTCGCTTCCTTCAAGAGGGTCGGGGACCTGCAAGCATTTTCGTCAGCAAACCATGCCTAGAATTCGGGCCAGCCTTGTCTCACGTCATCCTGAGAGCCCGGCTTAGACACGTGCCCAAAGTTCCCACCACTCCCTTCCAGGACCAggtggtgaacttgcaagcGCTGCGCTTgaaggaggcagacccagccctctCGTTGCTGTGTCCTGTTCACTCTCTGCACGCTTACGTGGACCACACACAggtcagcagaagggaaaggttgtctccaaacagaggctggcccactggatagtggatgccatcgccttgGCGTACCAGTTCTAAGGCAAGCAGTGCCCCTTAGTGGTGAGGGCTCACTCCACTCGGGTGTGGCTTCATCCTGGGCTTTGGTGCATGAC is a window from the Ctenopharyngodon idella isolate HZGC_01 chromosome 15, HZGC01, whole genome shotgun sequence genome containing:
- the LOC127495067 gene encoding olfactory receptor 1M1-like — protein: MFLSQNISIVHPEHFFITGLTGTPYSTYYYIFLFIIYFISIIGNSIVILVIALHRSLHSPMYIGVFNLALADIGEANALIPSMIKIFFFDSQYISYNDCLANMFFVNFFITVQTYTLVVLAFDRFVAICLPLRYNAIVNNKFMAIVFSVIWAFNTFLVTLSTSLMTRLSFCKSNVVESWYCDYGTLLRMPCNDNSINKFIAVLIQAFFLVAPPFIIVLSYVGIFIALCKITTWEGRFKALKTCVSHLLVVGSFFLPILCILIAAPAANARIISGSLSFALPPMLNPIIYVLNTAKIKELIRKVLNNRTAPIRGNVSK